The Pseudomonas sp. R4-35-07 genome contains a region encoding:
- the pepP gene encoding Xaa-Pro aminopeptidase, with product MIHIPKAEYTRRRKALMAQMEPNSIAILPAAAVAIRNRDVEHVYRQDSDFQYLSGFPEPQAVIVLMPGRQHGEYVLFCRERNAERELWDGLRAGTEGAIRDYGADDAFPITDIDDILPGLIEGRDRVYSAMGSNAEFDRHVMEWINVIRSKAHLGAQPPNEFVALDHLLHDMRLYKSAAEVKVMREAARISCAAHVRAMQASRAGLHEFSLEAELDYEFRKGGAKMPAYGSIVASGRNSCILHYQQNDALLRDGDLVLIDAGCEIDCYASDITRTWPVNGKFSPEQKAIYEIVLASQEAAFKQIAPNKHWNQAHEATVQVITAGLVKLGLLQGDVDELIANEAYRAFYMHRAGHWLGMDVHDVGEYKVGGEWRVLEVGMALTVEPGIYISPDNQNVAKKWRGIGVRIEDDVIVTKQGCEILTGAVPKTVAEIEALMAAAR from the coding sequence ATGATCCATATCCCCAAAGCGGAATACACCCGTCGCCGCAAGGCGCTCATGGCGCAGATGGAACCCAACAGCATCGCGATCCTGCCGGCCGCCGCCGTGGCGATCCGCAATCGTGATGTGGAGCATGTCTACCGCCAGGACAGCGACTTCCAGTACCTGAGCGGTTTTCCCGAACCGCAAGCGGTGATCGTGCTGATGCCCGGTCGCCAGCATGGCGAGTACGTGCTGTTCTGCCGCGAACGCAACGCCGAACGCGAATTGTGGGATGGCCTGCGCGCCGGCACCGAAGGCGCGATCCGTGATTACGGGGCTGACGACGCGTTTCCCATCACCGACATCGACGACATCCTGCCCGGCCTGATCGAAGGCCGTGACCGGGTGTATTCAGCCATGGGCAGCAATGCCGAATTCGACCGGCACGTGATGGAGTGGATCAACGTGATCCGCTCCAAAGCGCACCTGGGTGCCCAGCCGCCGAACGAATTCGTTGCCCTGGATCATCTGTTGCACGACATGCGCCTGTATAAATCGGCGGCGGAAGTGAAGGTGATGCGCGAGGCGGCGCGGATTTCCTGCGCGGCCCATGTGCGGGCGATGCAGGCCAGCCGTGCCGGCCTGCACGAGTTCAGCCTGGAAGCCGAGCTGGATTACGAATTCCGCAAGGGCGGCGCGAAAATGCCGGCCTATGGCTCCATCGTCGCGTCCGGGCGTAACAGCTGCATCCTGCATTACCAGCAGAATGACGCGCTGCTCAGGGACGGCGACCTGGTGCTGATCGACGCCGGTTGCGAGATCGACTGCTACGCCAGTGACATCACCCGCACCTGGCCGGTCAATGGCAAGTTTTCGCCCGAACAGAAGGCGATCTACGAAATTGTGCTGGCTTCCCAGGAAGCCGCCTTCAAGCAGATTGCGCCGAACAAGCATTGGAACCAGGCGCATGAGGCGACCGTGCAGGTCATCACTGCCGGGTTGGTCAAGCTGGGGTTGCTGCAAGGCGACGTTGACGAGTTGATCGCCAATGAGGCCTACCGCGCCTTTTACATGCACCGCGCCGGCCACTGGCTGGGCATGGATGTGCATGACGTGGGCGAGTACAAAGTGGGCGGTGAATGGCGCGTGCTGGAAGTCGGCATGGCCTTGACCGTGGAGCCGGGGATCTATATTTCACCGGACAACCAGAACGTAGCGAAGAAGTGGCGTGGCATTGGCGTACGCATCGAGGACGACGTGATAGTGACCAAGCAAGGCTGTGAAATCCTGACCGGCGCGGTGCCCAAGACGGTGGCCGAGATCGAAGCACTGATGGCGGCTGCCCGATGA
- a CDS encoding TIGR02449 family protein, translating into MEDTDLQALMARLELLIDRVEQLKSQNGLLLAQEKTWREERAHLIEKNEIARRKVESMISRLKALEQDS; encoded by the coding sequence ATGGAAGACACCGACCTGCAAGCGCTGATGGCCAGACTCGAACTGCTAATTGATCGGGTCGAGCAACTTAAGAGTCAAAACGGACTCCTACTAGCTCAGGAAAAAACCTGGCGCGAGGAACGCGCTCACCTCATTGAAAAAAACGAAATCGCCCGGCGTAAGGTCGAATCGATGATTTCGCGCCTGAAGGCCCTGGAGCAAGACTCATGA
- the gcvT gene encoding glycine cleavage system aminomethyltransferase GcvT produces MGQRTPLYDLHLALGAKMVDFGGWDMPLHYGSQVEEHHQVRRDCGVFDVSHMTVIDVSGLQAKEWLQHLLANDVDRLHGCGRALYSAMLNEQGGVVDDMIVYRTETGYRLVVNAATRDQDMAWMQAQLGSYQVQLRERSELAMLAIQGPHARHKIAELVTQSRGTLIHQLKPFEGQADGDWFIARTGYTGEDGLEIVLPADQAPGFFNDLVGAGISPIGLGARDTLRLEAGMNLYGQDIHRQVSPLAANMAWSIAWEPAGRNFIGRAALEAEKAAGVQFKLVGLVLEERGVLRAHQVVRIANVGEGEITSGSFSPTLSKSIALARVPTATADRAEVEIRGKWYPVRVVKPTFVRHGKTLI; encoded by the coding sequence ATGGGACAGCGTACGCCTCTGTATGACCTGCATCTCGCCCTCGGCGCGAAAATGGTCGATTTTGGCGGTTGGGATATGCCTTTGCATTACGGCTCGCAGGTTGAGGAGCACCATCAGGTGCGGCGCGACTGCGGGGTGTTCGATGTATCTCATATGACCGTGATCGATGTCAGCGGCCTTCAGGCCAAGGAATGGCTCCAGCACTTGCTGGCCAATGACGTCGATCGATTGCACGGCTGCGGCCGCGCGTTGTACAGCGCCATGCTCAACGAGCAGGGCGGGGTAGTGGACGACATGATCGTCTACCGTACCGAAACCGGTTACCGGCTGGTGGTCAACGCCGCCACCCGTGACCAGGACATGGCCTGGATGCAGGCGCAACTGGGCAGCTATCAAGTGCAACTCCGGGAGCGCTCCGAGTTGGCCATGCTCGCCATTCAAGGTCCCCATGCGCGGCACAAGATCGCCGAATTGGTGACCCAGTCCCGTGGCACCCTGATCCATCAGCTCAAGCCGTTCGAAGGCCAGGCCGACGGCGACTGGTTTATTGCCCGCACCGGTTACACCGGCGAAGACGGCCTGGAAATTGTCCTGCCTGCCGACCAGGCGCCGGGTTTTTTCAACGATCTGGTGGGCGCCGGTATCTCCCCCATCGGCCTCGGTGCCCGCGACACCCTGCGCCTGGAAGCCGGCATGAACCTGTATGGCCAGGATATCCACCGGCAGGTATCACCCCTGGCCGCCAACATGGCCTGGAGCATCGCCTGGGAGCCCGCAGGGCGAAATTTCATCGGCCGCGCCGCGCTGGAGGCGGAAAAGGCTGCCGGCGTGCAATTCAAATTAGTGGGACTGGTCCTGGAAGAACGTGGGGTTCTGCGCGCTCACCAGGTGGTTCGTATCGCCAATGTTGGCGAAGGGGAGATCACCAGTGGTAGTTTCTCACCTACGCTGAGCAAATCCATTGCCCTGGCGCGCGTACCGACGGCGACTGCCGACCGGGCCGAAGTGGAAATCCGCGGCAAGTGGTACCCGGTGCGAGTGGTCAAGCCGACCTTTGTACGCCATGGCAAAACCCTGATCTAA
- a CDS encoding 5-formyltetrahydrofolate cyclo-ligase, translating into MTQPAPLSRPQLRRMLRNARRALTPREQRQAACGLYRQLAQHPLFRRAKHISLYLPTDGEIDPRLLLRAAQRRGKATYLPVLSAWPRTKMVFQRVRPGDKLLPNRFRILEPRANARCQRKVWALDLVLLPLVGFDNEGGRLGMGGGFYDRSLAYLARRKNWRKPTLLGLAHECQQVDRLAQASWDVPLAGTVTDKQWFVAETSQEPRRV; encoded by the coding sequence ATGACCCAACCTGCGCCGCTTTCCCGTCCGCAACTTCGACGCATGTTGCGCAACGCCCGCCGCGCCCTCACGCCCCGCGAGCAGCGCCAGGCCGCCTGCGGCCTGTATCGGCAACTGGCACAGCACCCGCTGTTTCGCAGGGCCAAACATATTTCCTTATATTTACCGACGGACGGCGAAATCGATCCGCGCCTGCTGCTGCGCGCTGCCCAGCGCCGGGGTAAGGCCACCTACCTGCCCGTACTGAGTGCGTGGCCACGTACCAAGATGGTGTTCCAACGCGTGCGGCCTGGGGATAAGTTGTTGCCCAACCGCTTTCGCATTCTGGAGCCACGGGCCAATGCCCGGTGCCAACGCAAGGTGTGGGCGCTGGACCTGGTGCTGCTGCCGCTGGTGGGGTTCGATAATGAGGGCGGGCGATTGGGCATGGGAGGCGGATTCTATGACCGCAGCCTGGCCTACCTTGCCAGGCGAAAAAACTGGCGCAAGCCGACGCTGTTGGGGCTGGCCCATGAATGTCAGCAAGTCGATCGCCTGGCGCAGGCGAGCTGGGACGTGCCGCTGGCGGGCACTGTCACCGATAAGCAATGGTTTGTCGCAGAAACGTCGCAGGAACCGCGACGCGTTTAA
- the ubiH gene encoding 2-octaprenyl-6-methoxyphenyl hydroxylase — translation MSRVNLAIIGGGLVGASLALALQAGAKARGWKIALIEPFAPGDSYQPSYDARSSALSFGARQIYQRLGVWQDISRRAEPIKQIHVSDRGRFSTARLSALEEGVPALGYVVENAWLGQCLWQGLDKEVVSWRCPAEVTRMEPLPDGYRLTLNDETVLECDLAVLADGGRSGLREQLGIGVKTRPYNQSALIANITPSEAHNGEAFERFTDEGPMALLPLPDNRCALVWTRIGMDAQRLANLDERSFLSELQGVFGYRLGTLKQVGARHLYPLSLVEAEEQVRSHLVVLGNAAHSLHPIAGQGFNLSLRDANALAEALLAGPAVPGDLATLQRYRERQRLDQQLTVGFSDQVTRLFGSGQPLVALGRNMGLLGLDLLPPAKRWFARQAMGLGTRSDA, via the coding sequence ATGAGCCGGGTCAACCTGGCGATCATCGGCGGCGGTCTGGTGGGCGCCAGCCTAGCCCTGGCGTTGCAGGCCGGGGCCAAGGCGCGCGGCTGGAAAATCGCACTGATCGAACCCTTCGCGCCGGGTGACAGCTATCAGCCGAGCTACGATGCGCGTTCTTCGGCGTTGTCCTTTGGTGCCCGGCAGATCTATCAGCGCCTGGGCGTGTGGCAGGATATTTCCCGTCGCGCCGAGCCGATCAAGCAGATTCATGTGTCCGACCGTGGACGCTTCTCCACCGCGCGTCTGTCAGCCCTGGAAGAGGGGGTGCCGGCCCTCGGTTACGTGGTGGAAAACGCCTGGCTGGGCCAATGCCTGTGGCAAGGCCTGGATAAAGAGGTGGTCAGCTGGCGCTGCCCGGCGGAAGTCACGCGCATGGAGCCGCTGCCCGACGGCTATCGCCTGACCCTCAATGACGAAACCGTACTCGAGTGTGACCTTGCGGTATTGGCCGATGGCGGCCGCTCCGGTCTGCGCGAGCAGCTTGGCATCGGCGTGAAAACCCGGCCCTACAACCAGAGCGCGCTGATCGCCAATATCACCCCGAGCGAAGCCCACAATGGCGAAGCGTTCGAGCGTTTCACCGATGAGGGGCCGATGGCCTTGCTGCCGCTGCCCGACAACCGCTGTGCGCTGGTCTGGACGCGCATCGGCATGGACGCCCAGCGCCTGGCCAATCTGGATGAGCGCAGTTTCCTGAGCGAATTGCAGGGCGTGTTCGGCTATCGCCTGGGCACCCTGAAACAAGTGGGCGCGCGGCATCTGTATCCGCTGAGCCTGGTGGAAGCGGAAGAGCAAGTGCGCTCGCACCTGGTGGTGCTCGGCAATGCCGCGCATAGCCTGCACCCGATCGCCGGGCAGGGTTTCAACCTGTCCCTGCGCGATGCCAATGCCCTGGCCGAAGCCTTGCTGGCCGGGCCGGCAGTGCCGGGTGACCTGGCGACACTGCAACGCTATCGCGAGCGCCAGCGCCTGGACCAGCAACTGACCGTGGGTTTCTCCGACCAGGTCACGCGCCTGTTCGGCAGCGGGCAACCGCTGGTGGCGCTGGGGCGCAACATGGGCCTGCTTGGCCTGGACCTGTTACCGCCGGCCAAACGCTGGTTCGCCCGCCAGGCCATGGGCCTGGGCACGCGCTCCGATGCGTAA
- a CDS encoding YecA family protein has protein sequence MPIQNSPYDAFSKLLSTSGHPCSPAELHGVLLGRSCTGVGFDADNWLADVAELLEKEPEENVRNALIGLQEMVKGELTGDDVTVVLLLPTDDAPLAERAAALGQWCQGFLHGFGVNAGGLELSTDAKEVLQDLAAISQVQDALEESEDGEGDYMEVMEYLRVAPLLLFTETKKSAEPVAAKPSLH, from the coding sequence ATGCCCATTCAGAACTCCCCGTACGACGCTTTTTCCAAACTGCTGAGCACCAGCGGCCATCCTTGCTCGCCTGCCGAACTGCACGGCGTGCTGTTGGGCCGCAGCTGCACCGGTGTCGGCTTCGATGCCGACAACTGGCTGGCCGATGTGGCCGAGCTGCTGGAGAAAGAACCCGAAGAAAACGTGCGCAATGCGCTGATCGGCCTGCAAGAGATGGTCAAGGGCGAGCTGACCGGTGATGACGTCACCGTGGTCCTGCTGCTGCCCACCGACGATGCGCCGCTGGCCGAACGCGCCGCCGCGCTGGGCCAGTGGTGCCAGGGTTTCCTCCACGGTTTCGGCGTGAACGCCGGTGGCCTGGAGCTGAGCACCGACGCCAAGGAGGTGCTGCAGGACCTGGCAGCCATCTCCCAGGTGCAAGACGCCCTGGAAGAGTCCGAGGACGGCGAGGGCGACTACATGGAAGTCATGGAATACCTGCGCGTCGCGCCGTTGCTGTTGTTCACCGAGACCAAAAAGTCCGCTGAACCGGTCGCTGCTAAGCCGTCGTTGCACTAA
- a CDS encoding EVE domain-containing protein, with translation MAYWLMKSEPDELSINDLEKLGNTRWDGVRNYQARNFLRAMAVCDEFFFYHSSCPEPGIAGIGKIIQAAYPDPTALEPDSHYFDAKASAEKNPWSAINVAHVQTFPKVLGLGYLKQQASLAELPLVQKGSRLSVMSVTPEQWAAILRLL, from the coding sequence ATGGCCTACTGGCTGATGAAATCCGAGCCCGACGAGCTCTCCATCAACGACCTGGAAAAGCTCGGCAACACGCGCTGGGACGGGGTTCGCAACTACCAGGCGCGCAATTTCCTGCGCGCCATGGCGGTGTGCGATGAGTTTTTCTTCTATCACTCCAGTTGTCCGGAGCCGGGTATTGCCGGTATCGGCAAAATTATCCAGGCCGCCTACCCCGACCCCACCGCGCTGGAACCGGACAGCCATTATTTCGACGCCAAGGCCAGCGCGGAGAAAAATCCGTGGAGTGCTATCAATGTGGCGCACGTCCAGACGTTTCCCAAAGTACTGGGCCTGGGCTACCTGAAACAGCAAGCCTCCCTCGCCGAGTTGCCACTGGTGCAGAAGGGCAGCCGGCTTTCGGTGATGTCGGTCACGCCGGAGCAGTGGGCTGCGATTCTTCGACTGCTTTAA
- a CDS encoding iron ABC transporter permease, giving the protein MAHPAQRRWYLPVFSVAALVLLPLSVLLLSWQSVDHQIWSHLWDTQMPRLLGNTLTLVLGVGLGVTLLGVSLAWLTSLCEFPGRRWLDWALMLPFAIPAYVLAFVFVGLLDFAGPVQTLLRDVFGAGLRLPRVRSTSGVIIVLVLVFYPYVYLLARSAFLAQGKGLMEAARVLGQSPWQAFWRVALPMARPAIGAGVALALMETLADFGAVSVFNFDTFTTAIYKTWYGFFSLSSAAQLASLLLLVVMLVLYGERRARGASRPSNERPRGKALYHLRGFKAAAASGWCGLVFACAFVIPILQLVAWFWQRGRFDLDERYTGLILHTLYLGAIAALITVGVALILAFANRLAPTRAIRSGISLANVGYALPGSVLAVSIMLAFSYLDRELVVPLSGWLSGAGKPLLLGSLSALVLAYLVRFLAVAYGPLENSLARIRPSLPEAARSLGVSGPQLFCKVYLPLLLPGTLSAALLVFVDVLKEMPATLLMRPFGWDTLAVRIFEMTSEGEWARASLPALTLVLVGLLPVIGLIRRSARQIG; this is encoded by the coding sequence TTGGCCCATCCCGCCCAACGCCGCTGGTACCTGCCGGTCTTCAGCGTCGCCGCCCTGGTGCTGCTGCCGCTGAGCGTGCTGTTGCTGTCCTGGCAAAGCGTCGACCACCAGATCTGGTCCCACCTCTGGGACACCCAGATGCCCCGTTTGCTGGGTAACACCTTGACCCTGGTGCTCGGCGTTGGCCTTGGCGTGACGTTGCTGGGCGTAAGCCTGGCCTGGCTGACCAGCCTCTGCGAATTCCCCGGGCGGCGCTGGCTGGATTGGGCACTGATGCTGCCCTTTGCAATTCCGGCCTACGTGTTGGCCTTCGTGTTCGTGGGACTGCTGGATTTTGCGGGCCCCGTGCAAACCCTGCTGCGCGACGTGTTCGGCGCCGGGCTGCGCCTGCCGCGTGTGCGTTCCACCAGCGGCGTGATCATCGTATTGGTGCTGGTGTTCTACCCCTATGTCTACCTGCTGGCGCGCTCCGCATTCCTGGCTCAGGGCAAGGGCTTGATGGAAGCGGCGCGGGTGCTGGGCCAGTCGCCCTGGCAAGCGTTCTGGCGCGTGGCGCTGCCCATGGCCCGTCCGGCGATTGGAGCGGGTGTCGCCCTCGCCTTGATGGAAACCCTGGCGGATTTCGGTGCGGTCTCGGTGTTCAATTTCGACACGTTCACCACCGCCATCTATAAAACCTGGTACGGCTTTTTCAGCCTGTCCAGCGCAGCCCAACTGGCCAGCCTGTTGCTGCTGGTGGTGATGCTGGTGCTGTATGGCGAGCGGCGCGCTCGGGGAGCGAGCCGGCCCAGCAACGAGCGCCCGCGAGGCAAGGCGTTGTATCACCTGCGTGGGTTCAAGGCGGCAGCGGCCAGTGGCTGGTGTGGCTTGGTGTTTGCCTGCGCGTTTGTGATCCCGATACTGCAACTGGTGGCCTGGTTCTGGCAACGCGGCCGGTTCGACCTGGATGAGCGCTACACCGGCCTGATCCTGCACACCCTGTACCTGGGCGCGATTGCGGCGCTGATCACCGTCGGAGTGGCGCTGATACTGGCGTTCGCCAACCGCCTTGCGCCGACTCGGGCGATTCGCTCCGGCATCAGCCTGGCCAATGTCGGTTATGCCTTGCCCGGCTCGGTGCTGGCGGTGTCGATCATGCTCGCCTTCAGCTACCTGGACCGCGAACTGGTGGTGCCGCTGTCGGGCTGGCTGAGCGGTGCGGGCAAACCGTTGCTGCTGGGCAGCCTCTCGGCGCTGGTGCTCGCCTACCTGGTGCGGTTCCTGGCGGTGGCCTACGGGCCGCTGGAAAACAGCCTGGCGCGTATCCGTCCGTCGTTGCCCGAGGCCGCCCGAAGCCTGGGCGTGAGCGGGCCACAACTGTTTTGCAAGGTGTATCTGCCGCTGTTGCTGCCCGGCACCCTGAGCGCGGCGCTGCTGGTGTTCGTCGATGTGCTCAAGGAAATGCCCGCCACCTTGCTGATGCGCCCGTTTGGCTGGGACACCCTGGCGGTGCGGATCTTTGAAATGACCAGTGAAGGGGAGTGGGCGCGGGCCTCGCTGCCGGCGCTGACCCTGGTACTGGTTGGGTTGTTGCCGGTCATCGGACTGATCCGACGTTCCGCACGACAAATCGGTTAG
- a CDS encoding flagellar basal body-associated protein FliL → MKAWILLMLALTLPMAALAEEAKEGEAPKVSYISLTPPFVGNYGLDGTAKLKVYKADIALRVTGTEAAAAVKANDALIRNQLVALFTQQTNEAMSSVEGKEKLRQEALKQTQQVMNDETGKPMVEDLLFNNLIIQ, encoded by the coding sequence GTGAAAGCGTGGATCCTGTTGATGCTGGCCCTGACCTTGCCGATGGCGGCCCTGGCCGAAGAAGCCAAAGAGGGCGAGGCGCCGAAAGTCAGCTATATCAGCCTTACCCCGCCATTCGTGGGCAACTACGGGCTGGATGGCACGGCCAAGCTCAAGGTGTACAAGGCCGACATCGCCCTGCGCGTCACCGGTACCGAAGCCGCCGCAGCGGTCAAAGCCAACGATGCGTTGATTCGCAACCAGCTGGTGGCACTGTTTACCCAGCAGACCAACGAAGCCATGAGCAGCGTCGAAGGTAAGGAAAAGCTGCGTCAGGAAGCTCTTAAGCAAACCCAGCAAGTGATGAATGACGAGACGGGCAAGCCGATGGTGGAGGATTTGTTGTTCAATAACTTGATTATTCAGTAA
- a CDS encoding 2-octaprenyl-3-methyl-6-methoxy-1,4-benzoquinol hydroxylase, with amino-acid sequence MHADVLIVGAGMVGSALALALQGSGLQVLLLDGSPLSVKPFEPAAPFEPRVSALSAASQRILERLGVWDGIVQRRASPYGEMHVWDGSGTGQIHFSAASVHAEVLGHIVENRVVQDALLDRLHDCDLGLLANARLEQMRRSGDDWLLTLADGRKLRAPLVVAADGANSAVRRLTGTPTREWDYLHNAIVTSVRSSQPHRRTAWQRFTDTGPLAFLPLVRDGQEDWCSIVWSTTPAESERLMALDDERFCDELERAFEGRLGNVISADPRVCVPLRQRHAKRYVAEGLALIGDAAHVIHPLAGQGVNLGFLDAAVLAEVLLAANERGERLADVKVLSRYERRRMPHNLALMAAMEGFERLFQADQLPLRWLRNAGLKIVDQLPEAKALFVRQALGLTGDLPDLAKP; translated from the coding sequence ATGCACGCAGATGTGCTGATTGTCGGGGCCGGAATGGTCGGAAGCGCCCTGGCGCTGGCGTTGCAGGGCAGTGGCCTGCAGGTGTTGCTGCTTGACGGCAGTCCGTTGAGCGTCAAGCCGTTCGAACCGGCAGCGCCGTTTGAACCGCGGGTGAGTGCGCTGTCCGCCGCCAGCCAGCGCATTCTGGAGCGCCTTGGCGTGTGGGACGGCATCGTCCAGCGCCGCGCCAGCCCGTATGGCGAGATGCACGTGTGGGACGGCAGCGGCACTGGGCAGATCCACTTCTCGGCGGCCAGCGTACATGCCGAAGTGCTGGGGCATATCGTCGAGAACCGCGTGGTCCAGGATGCCTTGCTGGACCGCCTGCATGATTGCGACCTGGGGCTGCTGGCCAATGCGCGCCTGGAGCAGATGCGCCGTTCCGGCGATGACTGGCTGCTGACCCTGGCCGATGGGCGCAAGCTGCGCGCGCCGCTGGTGGTCGCCGCCGACGGCGCCAACTCGGCGGTGCGCCGCCTGACCGGCACGCCCACCCGTGAATGGGATTACCTGCATAACGCCATCGTGACCAGCGTACGCAGCAGCCAGCCGCACCGACGCACGGCGTGGCAACGCTTCACCGACACCGGCCCGCTGGCGTTTTTGCCGCTGGTGCGCGATGGGCAAGAGGATTGGTGCTCGATTGTGTGGTCGACCACGCCGGCGGAGTCCGAGCGCCTGATGGCGCTGGACGATGAACGCTTTTGTGATGAATTGGAGCGTGCCTTTGAAGGGCGCCTCGGCAACGTGATCAGCGCCGACCCGCGCGTCTGCGTGCCGTTGCGTCAGCGCCACGCCAAACGCTATGTGGCCGAAGGCCTGGCATTGATTGGCGATGCGGCCCACGTCATCCACCCGCTGGCGGGGCAGGGCGTGAACCTGGGGTTTCTCGATGCTGCGGTGCTGGCTGAAGTGCTGCTGGCGGCCAACGAACGTGGTGAACGTCTGGCGGATGTGAAGGTGCTGAGCCGCTACGAGCGGCGGCGCATGCCGCATAACCTGGCGCTGATGGCGGCCATGGAAGGTTTCGAGCGTTTGTTCCAGGCTGATCAACTGCCGTTGCGCTGGCTGCGCAATGCCGGCTTGAAAATCGTCGACCAACTGCCGGAAGCCAAGGCATTGTTTGTACGCCAGGCCTTGGGCTTGACCGGCGACCTCCCGGACCTGGCCAAACCGTAA
- a CDS encoding extracellular solute-binding protein: MLAPKRLLTALALTLIGSTTVQAADEVVVYSSRIDELIKPVFDAYTRKTGVQVKFITDKEAPLMQRIKAEGENATADLLLTVDAGNLWQAEQMGILQPFTSEVIDKNIPLQYRSSAHAWTGLSLRARTIAYSTDRVKPGDLTTYEALADKQWEGRLCLRTAKKVYNQSLTATLIETHGASKTEEIVKGWVNNLSTDVFSDDIAVLEAINAGQCDVGIVNTYYYGRLHKQKPDLAVKLFWPNQGDRGVHVNLSGIGLTKHAPHPAAAKALVEWMTTPGAQQIFADVNQEFPANPAVPPSAEVASWGKFVADTLPVEVAGKRQAEAIRLMDRAGWN; this comes from the coding sequence ATGTTGGCACCCAAGCGCCTCCTGACTGCCCTGGCACTCACCCTGATCGGCAGCACCACCGTGCAGGCCGCCGACGAAGTGGTGGTGTACTCCTCGCGCATCGACGAACTGATCAAGCCGGTGTTCGACGCCTACACCCGCAAGACCGGTGTACAGGTCAAATTCATCACTGATAAGGAAGCGCCGCTGATGCAGCGCATCAAGGCCGAAGGCGAAAACGCCACCGCCGACCTGCTGCTCACCGTCGACGCTGGCAACCTCTGGCAGGCCGAGCAGATGGGCATCCTGCAGCCGTTCACCTCCGAGGTGATCGACAAGAACATTCCGCTGCAATACCGTTCTTCGGCCCACGCCTGGACCGGCTTGAGCCTGCGCGCGCGCACCATCGCCTATTCCACCGACCGGGTAAAACCGGGCGACCTGACCACCTACGAAGCCCTGGCCGACAAGCAGTGGGAAGGCCGGCTGTGCCTGCGCACGGCGAAAAAGGTCTACAACCAGTCACTGACCGCCACGCTGATCGAAACCCATGGCGCGAGCAAGACTGAAGAAATCGTCAAAGGCTGGGTGAATAACCTGTCCACCGATGTGTTCTCCGACGATATCGCGGTGCTGGAGGCGATCAATGCCGGGCAATGCGATGTGGGTATCGTCAACACGTACTACTACGGTCGCCTGCACAAGCAGAAGCCGGACCTGGCGGTGAAGCTGTTCTGGCCGAACCAGGGCGACCGTGGCGTGCATGTGAACCTGTCGGGCATCGGCCTGACCAAGCACGCGCCACACCCGGCGGCGGCCAAGGCTTTGGTGGAGTGGATGACCACGCCCGGGGCGCAGCAGATTTTCGCCGATGTGAACCAGGAGTTCCCCGCCAACCCAGCGGTACCGCCGTCGGCCGAAGTGGCGAGCTGGGGCAAATTCGTGGCCGACACCTTGCCGGTGGAAGTGGCGGGCAAGCGCCAGGCCGAGGCTATCCGCTTGATGGATCGCGCCGGCTGGAACTGA
- a CDS encoding cell division protein ZapA produces MSSSNSVTVQILDKEYSIICPQEERSNLVSAARYLDGKMREIRSSGKVIGADRIAVMAALNITHDLLHKQERPDVQASGSTREQVRDLLERVDLVLSTDSDAPKG; encoded by the coding sequence ATGAGTTCAAGCAATAGCGTTACCGTGCAGATCCTCGACAAAGAATATTCGATCATCTGCCCCCAGGAAGAGCGCAGCAACCTGGTGAGCGCTGCCCGCTACCTGGACGGCAAGATGCGCGAAATCCGCAGCAGCGGCAAAGTGATCGGCGCCGACCGCATCGCCGTGATGGCCGCGCTGAACATTACCCACGACCTGCTGCATAAGCAGGAGCGCCCTGACGTGCAGGCCAGCGGCTCGACCCGCGAGCAAGTGCGTGACCTGCTCGAACGCGTTGATCTGGTGCTTTCCACCGATTCAGACGCACCCAAGGGCTGA